One stretch of Streptomyces sp. NBC_01142 DNA includes these proteins:
- a CDS encoding cobalamin biosynthesis protein, whose translation MRADREFVYGAAAGLIGDLLLGDPRRGHPVAAFGQAAGAVERVLWRDHRGWGALHAVLCAGGAAGGAALLARGVRRRGAASVALTAAATWAVVGGTSLGREARAIGGALAAGDADVARERLPHLCGRDPQALDEQQIARAVVESVAENTSDAVVGALVWGALAGVPGLVGFRAVNTLDAMVGHRSPRYRRFGWASARLDDVAGWPGARLTAGLAVLAGGDARGAVRAWRADAQKHPSPNAGPVEAAFAGALGVRLGGTLSYAGRVEHRPVLNAPGRPVEFGDIERAVRLSRRIGWLTLATCAAGRLAAHTLRTGTARKGRG comes from the coding sequence ATGCGTGCCGACCGTGAATTCGTGTACGGCGCCGCCGCCGGCCTCATCGGCGACCTGCTGCTCGGCGATCCCCGCCGGGGGCACCCGGTCGCCGCGTTCGGGCAGGCCGCGGGCGCTGTCGAGCGTGTCCTGTGGCGTGACCACCGCGGCTGGGGCGCACTGCACGCCGTCCTGTGCGCCGGGGGCGCCGCGGGCGGTGCCGCCCTGCTCGCCCGCGGTGTACGAAGGCGCGGCGCCGCCTCCGTCGCGCTGACCGCCGCCGCTACCTGGGCCGTCGTCGGGGGAACATCCCTGGGCCGCGAGGCGCGCGCCATCGGCGGCGCGCTCGCCGCCGGGGACGCGGATGTGGCGCGGGAGCGCCTGCCGCATCTGTGCGGGCGCGATCCGCAGGCCCTGGACGAGCAGCAGATCGCCCGCGCCGTCGTCGAATCCGTCGCCGAGAACACCTCCGACGCCGTGGTGGGCGCGCTGGTCTGGGGTGCCCTCGCAGGCGTGCCCGGTCTGGTGGGCTTCCGGGCGGTCAACACCCTGGACGCGATGGTCGGGCACAGATCGCCCCGGTACCGGCGGTTCGGCTGGGCTTCGGCCCGCCTCGACGATGTGGCCGGCTGGCCGGGCGCCCGGCTCACCGCGGGCCTCGCGGTACTCGCGGGCGGGGATGCGCGCGGGGCCGTACGGGCGTGGCGGGCCGACGCGCAGAAGCACCCGAGCCCGAACGCGGGACCGGTGGAGGCGGCGTTCGCGGGCGCGCTCGGCGTACGGCTGGGCGGAACACTCTCGTACGCCGGACGGGTGGAACACCGGCCGGTGCTCAATGCCCCGGGCCGTCCCGTGGAGTTCGGCGACATCGAACGTGCCGTACGGCTCTCGCGCCGTATCGGCTGGCTGACCCTGGCGACCTGCGCGGCGGGACGCCTGGCGGCGCACACGCTGCGCACCGGCACGGCACGAAAGGGGCGGGGATGA
- a CDS encoding class II aldolase/adducin family protein gives MTDEVRQDAIGRAWEDLVATARRTATEGLVVGTSGNVSVRAGDLVLVTPSGVAYDRLTPEDTVAVDLDGNQVLGDLAPTSELPLHLEVYRNTGARAVVHTHAVHATAVSTLVAELPSIHYMIAALGGPVRVAPYALYGTEELAENMLRALRDRTGCLLQNHGTLTYGDSLQQAYDRTAQLESMCRLWLTAASVPGHSPTLLSASQLREAGEKLQGYGPSR, from the coding sequence ATGACCGATGAGGTGCGGCAGGACGCGATCGGGCGGGCGTGGGAAGACCTCGTGGCCACGGCTCGCAGGACGGCAACGGAAGGCCTGGTGGTGGGCACCTCGGGCAATGTCTCGGTGCGGGCCGGTGACCTCGTCCTGGTCACGCCGAGCGGAGTCGCCTACGACCGGCTCACCCCCGAGGACACCGTCGCCGTCGACCTCGACGGCAACCAGGTGCTCGGCGACCTCGCCCCCACCAGCGAACTGCCGCTCCACCTCGAGGTCTACCGCAACACCGGCGCCCGCGCCGTGGTCCACACCCACGCCGTGCACGCCACCGCCGTCTCCACCCTCGTCGCCGAGCTCCCGTCGATCCACTACATGATCGCGGCCCTCGGCGGCCCCGTCCGCGTCGCCCCGTACGCCCTGTACGGAACGGAAGAACTGGCCGAGAACATGCTGCGCGCCCTGCGCGACCGCACCGGCTGTCTCCTGCAGAACCATGGGACGCTCACCTACGGCGACTCCCTCCAACAGGCCTATGACCGCACCGCCCAGTTGGAGTCGATGTGCCGGCTCTGGCTGACCGCAGCCTCGGTCCCCGGACACTCGCCCACCCTGCTCTCCGCCTCCCAGCTGCGCGAGGCGGGGGAGAAGCTCCAGGGCTACGGCCCCTCCCGCTGA
- a CDS encoding alpha/beta hydrolase, translating to MRPATATAAAVTTLIGVGAAAIAAGRYASDAALKPSPGRPLPGEPRLTVHATAPDTVTLTRSLVSQRPGTYGIESSGVHAVIGAVLDDVPHSADTVVRRLEGIGHGRLKPGTRVRLTPQVHSGDPSSALGLKHSDVDIPGELGGLPAWFVPGVRDTWVITVHGLGATREHPMNLMAFLHSHRLPVLDIGYRGDLGAPRSPDGLGHLGDSEWRDLDAAIRYAVRYGARDIVLHGWSTGATMALYAAANSGLRDRISGLVLDSPVLDWETTLRNLAAARRTPSFLLPLAVRAAQGRTGLGAGRLLAAADPRTLSVPTLIFHGPDDTLAPWQPSRDLAARRPGLVALHTVPQAPHAAMWNADPAGYEEVLRRFLTPLM from the coding sequence GTGCGCCCGGCTACAGCGACGGCAGCTGCCGTCACCACTCTGATCGGTGTCGGCGCGGCCGCGATCGCGGCCGGCCGCTACGCAAGCGACGCCGCGCTCAAGCCGTCGCCCGGCCGGCCCCTGCCCGGTGAACCCCGGCTCACCGTGCACGCCACGGCCCCGGACACGGTGACCCTGACCCGCAGCCTCGTCTCGCAGCGCCCCGGTACGTACGGCATCGAGAGCTCCGGCGTCCACGCGGTCATCGGGGCCGTACTCGACGATGTGCCGCACTCCGCCGACACCGTCGTACGCCGCCTGGAGGGCATCGGCCACGGCAGACTGAAGCCGGGCACCCGGGTGCGGCTCACCCCTCAGGTGCACAGCGGCGATCCGAGCAGCGCGCTCGGCCTCAAGCACAGCGACGTCGACATCCCCGGCGAACTGGGCGGGCTGCCGGCGTGGTTCGTGCCCGGCGTCCGCGACACCTGGGTCATCACCGTGCACGGCCTGGGTGCCACACGGGAACACCCCATGAACCTCATGGCCTTCCTGCACTCCCATCGGCTCCCGGTGCTCGACATCGGCTATCGCGGGGACCTCGGCGCACCCAGGTCCCCGGACGGGCTCGGTCACCTCGGCGACTCCGAGTGGCGCGACCTGGACGCGGCCATCCGCTACGCCGTGCGCTACGGCGCCCGGGACATCGTCCTGCACGGCTGGTCCACCGGCGCCACGATGGCCCTGTACGCCGCCGCCAACTCCGGGCTTCGCGACCGGATCAGCGGACTCGTCCTGGACTCCCCGGTCCTCGACTGGGAAACCACTCTGCGCAATCTGGCCGCGGCCCGCCGCACCCCCTCGTTCCTGCTTCCGCTCGCCGTCAGAGCGGCTCAGGGCAGGACGGGACTCGGCGCCGGTCGGCTGCTCGCCGCCGCGGACCCACGGACCCTGAGCGTCCCGACCCTGATCTTCCACGGCCCGGACGACACCCTCGCGCCCTGGCAGCCCTCTCGCGACCTCGCGGCCCGCCGCCCCGGACTGGTCGCCCTCCACACGGTTCCGCAGGCCCCGCACGCCGCCATGTGGAACGCCGACCCGGCAGGCTACGAAGAGGTACTCCGCCGCTTCCTGACCCCCCTGATGTAG
- a CDS encoding inorganic phosphate transporter, with amino-acid sequence MEHITLLLAIVIVTALVFDFTNGFHDTANAMATTISTGALKPKTAVAMSAVLNLVGAFLSVEVAKTISSGIVTEAGITPEVIFAALVGAILWNLMTWLIGLPSSSSHALMGGLIGATIASVGVSGVNGGTVVTKVLIPAIAAPLVAGVAAYLASRLTYRIGRNADPKATAKGYRAGQITSAGLVSLAHGTNDAQKTMGIITLALVAGGVLAPGSNPPMWVILAAGLAIALGTYLGGWRIIRTMGKGLTDLQPQQGFAAQTSAASVILASSNLGFSLSTTHSCSGAVMGAGLGRKGGVVRWSTATRMFVAWGLTLPAAGLVAAGSEFVTKQGDWGVAAVAVFLVSACAAIWFVSRRQVVDHTNVNDVDIDAEPAGVVTTAIAAVTPPPAGTPAQDLKTTIPAPAPPAGSEPATATV; translated from the coding sequence ATGGAACACATCACCTTGCTGCTCGCGATTGTGATCGTGACAGCTCTAGTGTTCGATTTCACGAACGGTTTCCACGACACCGCCAACGCGATGGCGACGACCATCTCGACCGGCGCTCTGAAGCCCAAGACGGCGGTGGCCATGTCCGCCGTGCTCAACCTCGTCGGCGCGTTCCTGTCCGTGGAGGTCGCCAAAACGATCTCCAGCGGCATCGTCACCGAAGCAGGCATCACACCCGAAGTCATCTTCGCGGCGCTCGTCGGCGCCATCCTCTGGAACCTGATGACCTGGCTGATCGGCCTGCCCTCCAGTTCCTCGCACGCCCTCATGGGCGGTCTGATCGGCGCCACCATCGCCTCGGTCGGCGTCAGCGGCGTCAACGGCGGCACTGTCGTCACCAAGGTGCTCATCCCCGCGATCGCCGCCCCGCTGGTCGCCGGCGTCGCGGCGTACCTCGCCTCCCGGCTGACGTACCGCATCGGCAGGAACGCCGACCCGAAGGCCACCGCGAAGGGCTACCGCGCCGGCCAGATCACCTCGGCGGGCCTGGTCTCCCTGGCCCACGGCACCAACGACGCGCAGAAGACCATGGGCATCATCACGCTGGCGCTCGTCGCCGGCGGTGTGCTCGCCCCCGGCTCCAACCCCCCGATGTGGGTCATCCTCGCCGCTGGTCTCGCGATCGCGCTCGGCACCTACCTCGGCGGCTGGCGCATCATCCGCACCATGGGCAAGGGCCTCACCGACCTCCAGCCGCAGCAGGGCTTCGCCGCCCAGACCAGCGCGGCCAGCGTCATCCTCGCCTCCTCCAACCTCGGCTTCTCGCTGTCGACCACGCACTCCTGCTCCGGCGCCGTGATGGGTGCGGGCCTGGGCCGCAAGGGCGGCGTGGTCCGCTGGTCCACCGCCACCCGGATGTTCGTCGCCTGGGGTCTGACCCTGCCGGCCGCCGGTCTGGTCGCCGCGGGCTCGGAGTTCGTCACCAAGCAGGGCGACTGGGGTGTCGCGGCCGTCGCGGTCTTCCTGGTCTCCGCCTGCGCCGCGATCTGGTTCGTCTCCCGCCGCCAGGTGGTCGACCACACCAACGTCAACGACGTGGACATCGACGCCGAGCCCGCTGGTGTCGTGACCACTGCCATCGCGGCCGTCACCCCGCCGCCGGCCGGCACACCCGCGCAGGACCTCAAGACCACCATCCCGGCCCCGGCCCCTCCCGCAGGCTCCGAGCCGGCCACGGCCACGGTGTAA
- a CDS encoding VOC family protein has product MSESPGICPTLLYKDAKAAIKQLTEAFGFTEHAVYEDEAGAVVHAELTFGNGMVMLGSKGTGSEYDKLMKDAGPTGVFVHVDEVDAHHAKAVERGADIVMPPTDQDYGARDYMARDIEGNVWSFGTYTPGAEA; this is encoded by the coding sequence ATGTCGGAGTCACCGGGCATCTGTCCGACGCTGCTGTACAAGGATGCGAAAGCCGCGATCAAACAGCTCACCGAGGCGTTCGGCTTCACCGAACACGCGGTGTACGAGGACGAGGCGGGCGCGGTGGTGCACGCCGAGCTGACCTTCGGCAACGGCATGGTGATGCTGGGCAGCAAGGGGACCGGCAGTGAGTACGACAAGTTGATGAAGGACGCCGGGCCGACGGGGGTGTTCGTCCATGTCGACGAGGTCGACGCGCACCACGCCAAGGCAGTGGAGCGCGGGGCGGACATCGTGATGCCACCGACCGATCAGGACTACGGCGCACGTGACTACATGGCGCGCGACATCGAGGGGAACGTCTGGAGCTTCGGGACGTACACGCCGGGGGCGGAGGCCTAG